The nucleotide sequence TGCTGCAAAACCTGCTTTCACACCAGAGTTTGATGTTCAGCAACCCTGCTGGACAGGAGGTTTTATGTCAAAAGGACGTTCCAACCTGCTTCTCGGCCTCACGCTTTTGCTTGCCAGCTGTGGCAATTTCAGTGCACCCCAGCCTGCTGCAGACCACGGCTACCGCCAACTGGACCTCGGGGCCACCCCACCTCCCGGAGCCAAAGGCGGACCCACCAACAGTGCAGGCGCAGTGCTCACCCCGGCATGGACCAGCAACGCTGCGGCCAAAGGCAAACCCCCGACCAACAAATTCTGGTCTTCGATCATCTTCAAGCGCAACAACGGCAACGCCTACTCGGAAAACATGTTCGCCCACCCTCTGGCCATGAAAGCCAAGAGCGGCGGACTGGAAATCAGCTACCCCACCACCATGAAAATTGTGGGTGCACCCGGCCTTGAGAAGTACGAGTACCCCTACACCCCGGACCTGACCCTCGGGGTGGTGGGCCTGAGTTCTCCAGACACCAAAACCGACGACTGGGGAGACTGGACCACCACAGCGCTCTGGAGCAACGGCAGCAACAGCCTGAAAGCCACCTTCGGTCACGGTTTGCCTTTCGTGTATGCCACCAAAACCGGAGGGGATGCCCAAATCACTTTCATTGCCACCCCCACCGTGTGGTCCGATCAGGGGAACGTCCTCGGGGTCACGGTGAACGGCAAGCACTACGGCATTTTTGCCCCCACTGGAGCCAACTGGTCGGTGAATGGGACCATCGCCACATCCAGCCTCTCTGGCAAAGACTACTACTCGGTGGCCGTGCTTCCAGACAACACCGTCGCCACCCTGAGCGAATACAAAAAATACGCCTACAACTTCGTGACCGGCAGCACCGTGAGCTGGAACTACAACGCAGCCACCGCCACCCTGACCACCACCTTCAATGTGACCACCACCGCCAAGGAAGGCACCACCACCGGAACCGTGCAGGCCCTTTACCGCCACCAGTGGATGAACTCGGCAAGCGTCAACACCCCATACACTTACGTTTCTCCCAGAGGGGAAATGAAAGTGGTCAAAGGCAGCAACAGTTTCACCACCACCCAGAAGTTTCAGGGTGTGTTGCCTTACTTCCCCGACAACGGTACCGCCAACACCCTTGACAAGACGGTGCTCGCTGGCTTCATCAATGAAGTGAACACCCCTGCCACCCTGAACCCCACCGGAGATTCCTACTGGACTGGCAAAGGGCTGGGCAAACTGGCCGAACTGGTCCCTCTGGCCGAGCAGGTGGGCAACACCACCGCCCAGAGTGCCTTTCTGGATTCCATCCAGAGGGTGCTGGAAGACTGGCTGGACGGCAAAGGCAGCAACTTCTTCTATTACAACCCCACCTGGGGAACCATCATCGGGTATCCACAGGGTTACGGCAGCGAAGAGGAACTGAACGACCACCACTTCCACTACGGTTACTTCATCAAAGCCGCTGCACTGCTGGCCACTTACCGCCCCAACTGGGTGGGTGGCACCACCCCCGGAGGCAAAACCTGGGGGGAGAGCATCAACGACCTGATCATGGACACCGCCAACTGGACCAGCAACATTTCCCAGTTCCCACGCATCCGCAACTTTGATGCTTATGCGGGGCACTCGTGGGCTTCAGGGCACTCTGGATTTGCTGCCGGAAACAATCAGGAATCTTCCAGCGAAGACATGAACTTCTCGACGGCCCTGATCAACTGGGGATCGGTGACCGGAAACAGTGCCATTCGGGACCTCGGGATCTTCCTGTACACCAACGAAACCGCAGCCATCGAGCAATACTGGTTCAACCAGAGCGGTCAGGTCTTCCCCACCGAATTCCAGAAACCCGCTGTGGGGATGGTGTGGGGCGATGGTGGAGCCTACTCGACGTGGTTCTCTCCAGAGAAAGAAATGATCCACGGCATCAATTTCCTGCCAATCACCGCAGGCAGCACCTATCTGGGTCGCAACCCCGCCTACCTGAAAACCAACTATGATTTTCTGGGCCGTGAACCCAACGCATGGAAAGACATTTTCTGGTCGGTCTACGCCATGTACGATGCTGCAGGTGCAGTCAGCAAATTCGGCGCAGGTGGCTACACCCCCGAGGAGGGAGACAGCAAAGCCCGCACCTACCAGTTCATCCACAGCCTGAATGCGATGGGTCAGGTGGACACCACCGTCACGGCCAACGTGCCCAACTACAGCGTGTTCAAGAAAGGCAACACCCGCACCTATGCGGTGTTCAACCCCGGCAGCACCAACCTGAACGTGTCTTTCAGCGATGGATTCACCCTGACGGTTCCCCCCAGGAAAGTGGTCTCCAGCAAAGGGGCCGACCCCTGCATGACCGACAAGGTGGCCCCCAGCATTCCCGGAGCCTTCATCACCCCGATTGAGAAAACCGGCAAAGCCGTGACCCTGTCGTGGCCGGTCAGCACCGACAACTGCAGCCTCGCCAAGTACGAGGTGTACATGGATGGTGCCCTGAAAGCCAGCGTGAATGCACCCACCGCCAGCACCACCATCTCTGGACTGACCCCCAGCACCACCTACCGCTTCAAAGTGCGTGCCGTGGATGCCAGCAGCAACCCCTCTGCCTTCAACACCGAAGTGGCCGTGACCACCAACGCCCCGAGCCCCTGCGACACCGACACCACCCTGCCTTCGGTGCCCGGCGTGCTCACCTCTCCCAGTCAGGGTGAAACCAGCATCAACCTTTCATGGCCGGTCAGCACCGACAACTGTGGCATGAAAGCCTACGAAATTTACATGAACGGTACCCTGAAAGCCACAGTGGCAGGCAACGTCAACACCGCCAGCATCTCGGGTTTGACCGCCAACACCAGTTACACCTTCAAAGTGCGTGCTGTGGACACCTCGGACAACCGCTCGGGTTTCAATGCAGAAGCAACCTTCAAGACCAAAGAAATCCTGATTCCTCTGCTGCCCGGCACCGTGACCAACAGCGGTGGAGCCATTGCCAACGGCACCAGCAAAACCTTCCCGGTCAACGTGTCCAGCGCAGGCACCTACCGCCTGAGCATCCAGAGCGCTGCCACCCTGAACAGCCGACTGATCAACGTGAAATTCAACAACGCCAGTTACGATCTGGCTGTGGATGCCGGTCAAACCCTGATCGTGGACTTCCCCAACGTGACAGTCGGACTGAAAGACATCGTGATCACCGCACGGATGGACGGGGTGAACATTGGGACCCTCTCGGGGCAGAACCTGTCCCAGCCTGTGGACCCCTGCCTGAACGACACCACCGCTCCCAGCGTGCCTGCCAGCCTGACTTCACCCACCAAATCCCGCACCAGCATTGACCTGGGCTGGACCGCCAGTCAGGACGATTGCGGCATCCTCAAGTACGAGGTGTACGTGGATGGGGTGCTGAAAGCCAGTCCCACCACCAACAGCGCCAGCATCACCGGACTGACCGACAACACCCTGTACAAACTGAAAGTGCGGGCCATCGACAACAAAAACAACATTTCCGCCTTCAGCCCAGAGCTGTCTGTGACCACCGGCGTACCCAACAACACCGGAGCCATCCCCGGCGTGATCAGCACCAATGTGGGTGCCATCGCCACCGGAAGCAACCAGACCTTCAACCTGACCATGGGCGCCAACGGCAACGTGCGCTTCCTGATCACCTCCAACAGCACCGCGCCCAGCTTTGGATTCACCATCAATTTCAACGGTGTGGGTGTGCCCCTCTCGATTGGCGCAGGTCAAACCATTCAGGTGGACTTTGCCAACGTGACTTCAGGCAGCAAGACCCTCACCCTCACCGCCAACACCAGCGGGGTGTCCATCGGCAAACTGGAAGCCGTGACCTACTGACCTTTCACCCTCCCTCCATTCCCTGAAACACTCCCCCTCTGGCGGCAACCGAGGGGGAGTTTGTGTTCAGTTCACCACACGTCACCAGAGCGAAAATCGCAAATCAGCATGTGGGATGGGTCCTCTGGAAAAGCTGGATAAACCATCACCCCGCCTTCTTCTTCGGGGGTGCGTTCAATTCCCTGAAAAGACAGCACCCCCAGCTCTCCGGGCCAGACCTGCCACCCGGTTTGCAGGTACAAACCAAAACCTTCGTCGCTGGCCCCCAGAGCGCCAAAATCGTAAGCCCTCTGGATGAGGTGGTTCACCTGTGCCATCATCTGTCGTCCGATGCCCTGACGCTGAAACTGTGGATGCACGGCCATGGCCTCCAGATACCCGACCCGGAAAGCTTTTTCTGAGATGTAAAGCTGGCGCTGCACCACCGCAGCATGCCCGACCAGTTGGTTTTCATGGCGCACCAGAATGTGGACGCCACCCAACGCATGGTCCCAGTCCTCATCTGCGAAGTCTTCTTCGTAGACCAGAGACAGAAAATCACGCAACTGCAAAAGAAAATCGCTGGAGAGTTGCGAAGTGTGCAGGGTTTCAAAATGCAAATCTGTAGGGGTCATGTTTTCCTCTTTTCAGGCCCCAAGGGGGCACAATCAGGCTTAAGGGTTGTTCCGGTCCAGTTGAGGATTAAACCCCTCTGGAGGAGACAAACCTGTGTGACAGCCCGATTTCAGAGGCTCTGGAGGTCACCAGGGAGGAAAGGCCATGAAAACAGTTTAGCAGGCAGAATGCACAAAACAGAACGGTTGGATGCAAGCTTCATCGTCTGCGGGTGCTTCAAGTGTTTTTTCTTCCAATGCTACACTTCACAGGCGTTTTTCAGTCGATGGCTTGAGATGCTGGCTGTATCACAACAACAGGTCCAGACACCATCAAATTTGCCCTCCATTCATTGCTGGCGGCGGTAAACACGCAAACTTCCATCTGCAAGAACGAGGTACATTTTGCCATCTGCCAGAAAATCAATGGAGGAAATGGCCCGGGCTTCTTTTGTTTTCTGCAAAACTTTGCCTTGCTGGTCCAGGATCATGAACTCTCCAGAGTAACCCGTTGCCACGATTTCATTTTTGGGGGTCAGTTTGAGGGAATACAAACAGAAATCCAGAGTCAGACGGCTCAGTTTACCTGATTTGATGTCGTACTTGCCCAAGTAGCATTTTTTGAGCTCACTGTATGCGAAGTACAATGCATTGGCTGCCGGGTTCACGAGCGTTGCCCGCAAGTTGCTGACATTTTCAGCCACAACCTTGGAAGTGCTTTTTGCCAGATTCACTGAAACAAGGTTCGACCTGATGTCTCTGTAGTAGATGTTTGTACCGTCTGTGTCCAGATAATCGTTGAAGCCATCCTTGCCTGAAATCAAAAGCACAGGATTGTTGATTCCCACTTCTGTGTACAAAATGTTGGTCTTGCCATCTGTATAGAATATTTTGTTGGCTTCTGAACTGTAAGCCAGCATCTCATCACGGCACTCATCGTTGGTTCCAGTGGCAATTTCTTTATTGATCGGTTGACCCAATTGCTTCAGGTCATAAAAGCCAAATTTCCATTCTCTGACATAAAATTGATGGTCATTGATAAATTTAAAATCACAGGCGTGATGTTCAAAGACAAATGTTTTTTCGAGGGTGTTTTTCTCAGCATCATACATGTACATGGTTCTGCCTTCAGGGTCATTGGGAATGAAATACAATTTGTTCCCCACGGGTTCTGCAGGGATGCATGCAGGCGAAAAATCACAATCGGAATCGCGCACCGGAGAAGGAATCCCCTTTTCTGGTACATACAGGTCTTTTGCAAATGCCATGCTTGAAAAAGCCACCATTGCCAGCAGGATGTTGAAGACAGACATCCCAGAAATATAACACAAACAGCAAACTCAAATTTTCCGCCAAACCATGCAGGGCAGGGTCCAGAGCCCATGCAGATGGAAGAACAACAGCGAGAGAGACACGCATTGCAGTTGAAGCCTCTCATCCTTTGAGGCAGAGGGCACAAGAGAGGCGTCAACCGCAAAGCGACCTGATCAGAGGTGTTTGCCTGTGATGGAACGGGATTCTTCTTTCAGAAAAACGGGTGGACCGCTGTACAGGATTTCGCCACCAGCATGGCCACTCTCTGGCCCGAGGTCAATCACCCAGTCGGCCTGACGGATCACGTCCAGATGGTGCTCGATCAGGACCACGGTGTTTCCGCTGTCCACCAGACGGTCGATGATGCGCATCAGCAAGGCGATGTCTGAGAGGTGCAGTCCGGTGGTGGGTTCGTCCATCACGTAAATGCTGCCCTGCTTGTGCAATTCGGTGGCCAGTTTGAGCCGTTGCCCTTCTCCTCCAGAGAGGGTGGACAGAGGCTGACCCAGTTTCAGGTAGGACAGACCCACATCAAACATGGCTTGCAGCACTGCTTTGATTTTCTTCTCTGTGAAAAAGTCCAGCGCTTCTTCCACGGTCAGGTCCAGCACGTCGCTGATGTTTTTGCCGCGCAGGGTGTGCACCAGAACCTCTGGTCGGTACCTTTTGCCTTCGCACACCTCGCAGGGGGAGGTGAAGCCTTCCATGAAGGCCAGATCGGTGTACACCACACCCAGACCGTTGCAGTTGGGGCAGCTTCCTTCCGAATTGAAACTGAACAGCGAGGGGTTCACATCGCTGGCTCTGGCAAAAACTTTGCGGATCTCGTCCATGATGCCGGTGTAGGTGGCCGGGGCAGATCGGCTGTTCGCGCCCACCCTGGACTGGTCGATCACCACAGCATCCGGGTGTTGCTGCACGAATGCTCCGTGGATCAGGGTGCTTTTCCCAGAGCCGGCCACCCCGCTCACCACCGTCAAGACACCCGTGGGCACATCCACCGAAACATTTTTGAGGTTGTGCAGATTGGCCCCATGCACCTTCAGCCAACCCGAGGGGGTCCGCACCTGCGTTTTGATGGGGAGGTGGTGCTTCAAAAACCGTCCGGTGAGGGTGTCGGCGTCCAGCAAGTCTGCATGGGTGCCCTGAAAGACGATTTCTCCGCCGTGGGTTCCGGCTCTGGGACCCATGTC is from Deinococcus misasensis DSM 22328 and encodes:
- a CDS encoding glycosyl hydrolase translates to MSKGRSNLLLGLTLLLASCGNFSAPQPAADHGYRQLDLGATPPPGAKGGPTNSAGAVLTPAWTSNAAAKGKPPTNKFWSSIIFKRNNGNAYSENMFAHPLAMKAKSGGLEISYPTTMKIVGAPGLEKYEYPYTPDLTLGVVGLSSPDTKTDDWGDWTTTALWSNGSNSLKATFGHGLPFVYATKTGGDAQITFIATPTVWSDQGNVLGVTVNGKHYGIFAPTGANWSVNGTIATSSLSGKDYYSVAVLPDNTVATLSEYKKYAYNFVTGSTVSWNYNAATATLTTTFNVTTTAKEGTTTGTVQALYRHQWMNSASVNTPYTYVSPRGEMKVVKGSNSFTTTQKFQGVLPYFPDNGTANTLDKTVLAGFINEVNTPATLNPTGDSYWTGKGLGKLAELVPLAEQVGNTTAQSAFLDSIQRVLEDWLDGKGSNFFYYNPTWGTIIGYPQGYGSEEELNDHHFHYGYFIKAAALLATYRPNWVGGTTPGGKTWGESINDLIMDTANWTSNISQFPRIRNFDAYAGHSWASGHSGFAAGNNQESSSEDMNFSTALINWGSVTGNSAIRDLGIFLYTNETAAIEQYWFNQSGQVFPTEFQKPAVGMVWGDGGAYSTWFSPEKEMIHGINFLPITAGSTYLGRNPAYLKTNYDFLGREPNAWKDIFWSVYAMYDAAGAVSKFGAGGYTPEEGDSKARTYQFIHSLNAMGQVDTTVTANVPNYSVFKKGNTRTYAVFNPGSTNLNVSFSDGFTLTVPPRKVVSSKGADPCMTDKVAPSIPGAFITPIEKTGKAVTLSWPVSTDNCSLAKYEVYMDGALKASVNAPTASTTISGLTPSTTYRFKVRAVDASSNPSAFNTEVAVTTNAPSPCDTDTTLPSVPGVLTSPSQGETSINLSWPVSTDNCGMKAYEIYMNGTLKATVAGNVNTASISGLTANTSYTFKVRAVDTSDNRSGFNAEATFKTKEILIPLLPGTVTNSGGAIANGTSKTFPVNVSSAGTYRLSIQSAATLNSRLINVKFNNASYDLAVDAGQTLIVDFPNVTVGLKDIVITARMDGVNIGTLSGQNLSQPVDPCLNDTTAPSVPASLTSPTKSRTSIDLGWTASQDDCGILKYEVYVDGVLKASPTTNSASITGLTDNTLYKLKVRAIDNKNNISAFSPELSVTTGVPNNTGAIPGVISTNVGAIATGSNQTFNLTMGANGNVRFLITSNSTAPSFGFTINFNGVGVPLSIGAGQTIQVDFANVTSGSKTLTLTANTSGVSIGKLEAVTY
- a CDS encoding GNAT family N-acetyltransferase, whose translation is MTPTDLHFETLHTSQLSSDFLLQLRDFLSLVYEEDFADEDWDHALGGVHILVRHENQLVGHAAVVQRQLYISEKAFRVGYLEAMAVHPQFQRQGIGRQMMAQVNHLIQRAYDFGALGASDEGFGLYLQTGWQVWPGELGVLSFQGIERTPEEEGGVMVYPAFPEDPSHMLICDFRSGDVW